TGCTCGCCACCCGCGCCTCCGCCGACGGCGGCCCGGTCGACGCGATCTCGTGGGGCGCGTCCTTCACGCTCCTGCGCGCCGAGCCGTGGCAGGCCGCATCCGTCGCGATCCCGGGGCTCCTCGCCGCCGTGGCCGTGCTCGTCGTCTCGGTCGTGATCTGGCCGACGACCGCCATCGCCGGGATCGGCCGCCGTCGTCGCGGACGGGCCGCCGACGCCGTCGCGGACGCCGCCGTCCCGCGCCCCCGCCGCAGCCGGGCGCACCTGCTCTCGCGCATCGGCCAGGCCGTGACGCTCGTGGCGCTCCTCGGCTGGACCGCGGCCGCCGTGCAGGCGATCTCCTTCGTCGACATCCCGGCGTCGCAGCTCCGCGTCCTCCAGGCCATGCAGCTCCTCGGGGCGCTCGCCGTGATCCCCGCCGCGCTCGCCGCGTGGCAGGCGATCCGCGGTCGCCGCGGGGCGTGGATCATCGTGGGCCGCGTGCTCGTGGTGGTGGCCCTCGTCGCGATCGCCGCGTTCGCCGTCGGCTTCCGGCTGCTGTCGCCGAGCGTGAGCTACTGATGCGGGGCCGGGACGGGCGCTGCGCCTGCCATGCTCGGAGCGTGACCGACCCGACGCCCGCGCCCGCCGCGGTCGACGGCGCGCCCGTCCCGCCCGTGCGTCCCGCGCCCGCCCGCCCCGGCGCCGGCCTCGGGGTCCGGGTGCGGCGCGGCCTCGACCGCCTCGGCATCCGCACCGACGACGGACGCGACGCGGCCGCCGCGGTCGGCTGGACGCTCATGACGGTGCTGCTCCTCGGGGTCCTCGCCACGCTCATCTGGGCGGACGGCACCGTGCGCACCATGTCCCCGGCGCAGGGCGCGGTCATCGCGGTCCTCGCCCTCCTCCAGTGCGCGCCGCTCGCGGCCCGGCGCCGACGCCCGCGGACGACGCTCCTGGCGGTGTCCGCGCTCCAGGCCGCCCTGATCGCGGTGCTCCCGCCGGAGTTCGGCTTCTGGGCCGCCGCCCCGGTCGTGGCGGCCTACACGGTGGGGGCGGTGCTCCCGGCCGCGTCGGCGTCCCGCGTCGTGGCCGCGGCCGTCGGCATCGAGGCGGTCGGCGCCGTGATCGCGGCCACCGGCCATGCCCGCGCCCTGCTCGTCCCCGACTCCGTCGACGTCCGCCTCGGCGTCGACACCGTCGTCTCGGCCAGCTCGATCCTCGTCAGCGGCGTCCTCATCGCCGTCGCGAGCGCGGCCGTCGGCTCCTGGGTCGCCCTCCGCCGCCGCCACGACCGCGACACGCTGGCCCGCGCCGCGGAGTCCCTCGAGCACCAGGCCGCGCTCACCCGGGCCGCGGTCTCGGCCGAGCGCACCCGCATGGCGCGCGAGCTGCACGACGTGGCCGCGCACCACCTCACGGCCCTCGTCGTGCAGGCGGGCGCGGCCGAGCGGCTGGTGGACCTCGACCCCGACCGCGCCAAGGACTCCCTCCGCGGCATCCGGGTGCAGGGGCGCGAGACCCTCGACGCGCTGCGCTCCATCGTCGGGATCCTGCGCCAGACCGACGACGGCCCCGCCGGCGGCGCGGGCGGCGGGACCGACCCGGTCCCCGGCCTCGCGGACGTCGGCGACCTCCTCGAGGCGGCGCGCGCCTCCGGCACCGAGGTGGAGGAGCGCACCACGGGCGACCTCCCCGCCCTCGCGCCCCTCGCGGACGTGACCGCGTACCGCACGGTGCAGGAGTCGCTCGCGAACGCGCGGCGGCACGCGCCCGGAGCCGCCGTCGCCCTCACCATCGACGCCCGGCCGGCGCGCCTCGCCATCGAGGTCGAGAACCCGCTCCCGGCCGTCGCGTCCGGCGCCGCGCCCGGCTACGGCCTGGTCGGCATGCGGGAGCGGGCCGCGCTCGTCGGCGGCCGCCTCGAGGCCGGGCCCACGGCTTCCGGCACCTGGCGCGTGCGCCTCGAGCTGCCGGTGGAGCCCGCCGCCGGCCGGGAGGGCGCCGCGTGATCCGCGTGGTGCTGGTCGACGACCAGTCCATCGTGCGCGCCGGCTTCCGGGTCGTGCTGGAGACGGCGGGCGGCATCGAGGTGGTCGGCGAGGCGTCTGGCGGCCGCGAGGCCGTGGCGACCGTGCGCCGGCTCCGGCCCGACGTGGTGGTGATGGACGTGCGCATGCCGGGCGGCGACGGGATCGAGGCGACCCGCGCCATCACGGGGGCGGACGACGGCGCCCGACCGGATCCCGCGCCCGCCGACGACCGCGCCCCCGCCGTCCTCGTCGCCACCACCTTCGACCTCGACGAGTACGTCTTCGGCGCGCTCGAGGCCGGCGCCCGCGGCTTCGTGCTCAAGGACGCCGAGCC
This is a stretch of genomic DNA from Clavibacter zhangzhiyongii. It encodes these proteins:
- a CDS encoding sensor histidine kinase; amino-acid sequence: MTDPTPAPAAVDGAPVPPVRPAPARPGAGLGVRVRRGLDRLGIRTDDGRDAAAAVGWTLMTVLLLGVLATLIWADGTVRTMSPAQGAVIAVLALLQCAPLAARRRRPRTTLLAVSALQAALIAVLPPEFGFWAAAPVVAAYTVGAVLPAASASRVVAAAVGIEAVGAVIAATGHARALLVPDSVDVRLGVDTVVSASSILVSGVLIAVASAAVGSWVALRRRHDRDTLARAAESLEHQAALTRAAVSAERTRMARELHDVAAHHLTALVVQAGAAERLVDLDPDRAKDSLRGIRVQGRETLDALRSIVGILRQTDDGPAGGAGGGTDPVPGLADVGDLLEAARASGTEVEERTTGDLPALAPLADVTAYRTVQESLANARRHAPGAAVALTIDARPARLAIEVENPLPAVASGAAPGYGLVGMRERAALVGGRLEAGPTASGTWRVRLELPVEPAAGREGAA
- a CDS encoding response regulator, which codes for MIRVVLVDDQSIVRAGFRVVLETAGGIEVVGEASGGREAVATVRRLRPDVVVMDVRMPGGDGIEATRAITGADDGARPDPAPADDRAPAVLVATTFDLDEYVFGALEAGARGFVLKDAEPDEFIAAVRALAAGQAALDGVTTRRVMAEFTRRRASSAVHPGVDVLTPREQDIVRLLGDGLSNDEIGGRLVIETSTVKSHLTRIMTKLGTRDRLQTVVWAYRSGLLP